One region of Bacteroidota bacterium genomic DNA includes:
- the sppA gene encoding signal peptide peptidase SppA, which yields MKEFFKFMFASMLGFFLSIMVIFVISLFLIAGILSAVKSDTEISIDDNSILEITLNYPIRERSANNPFEGFSFGNLIPERDMGLDDVLKNIRKAKNDPKIKGIFLNLSGVQTGLATVEEIRNVLLEFKESKKFIYAYGEELSQGAYYIASVADRIYLNPQGSVDFKGLHAELMFFKGALEKLEIEPQIIRHGKFKSAVEPFLLDKMSPENREQIDALMTSIWSDVLTNLAVARKMSTDQLQEIADQFSSRSAKGALAAGMIDKIAYYDEVLSDLKKASGRGEKEKERFITLRKYNKAFVKSDKEWSNQKIAVIYAAGDIVSGKGQEDEIGSERLADAIRKAREDSSIKAIVLRVNSPGGSALASDVIWRETVLAKKVKPFIVSMGDYAASGGYYISCAADTIVAESNTITGSIGVFGLMFNAQKLFNNKLGITFDTIKTARFADIGSGTRAMRDDERSIIQDQVENIYDDFITHVSEGRKISKAQVDSIGQGRVWSGTDAKRLGLVDVIGGIETAINIAAKKAHLDNYRTIALPEQKEFLDKLLEDMNTEVRSGIVKEELGDSYRYYNNLKDLVRQNGIMARMQVGLEIE from the coding sequence ATGAAAGAGTTCTTCAAATTCATGTTTGCTTCAATGCTTGGTTTTTTTCTTTCAATCATGGTGATCTTCGTGATCTCACTGTTTTTGATCGCAGGCATATTATCCGCAGTAAAAAGCGATACTGAAATTTCCATCGACGACAATTCTATTCTGGAAATTACCCTCAACTATCCGATACGGGAACGATCCGCTAACAATCCATTCGAAGGATTTAGCTTCGGAAATTTAATTCCGGAGCGCGATATGGGTCTTGACGATGTATTAAAAAACATCCGTAAAGCAAAAAATGATCCGAAGATCAAAGGGATCTTTCTAAACCTCTCCGGCGTTCAGACCGGTCTCGCCACAGTAGAAGAAATCCGTAATGTGCTCCTTGAATTCAAGGAGAGCAAAAAATTCATTTACGCCTATGGTGAAGAACTCAGCCAGGGAGCTTATTACATTGCTTCCGTCGCTGATCGCATTTACCTCAACCCGCAAGGAAGTGTCGACTTCAAAGGATTACATGCGGAGCTGATGTTTTTTAAAGGTGCATTGGAAAAACTGGAAATCGAACCGCAGATTATACGGCATGGAAAATTCAAAAGCGCGGTTGAACCATTTCTCCTTGATAAAATGAGCCCGGAAAACAGGGAACAAATTGACGCATTAATGACCTCAATATGGTCTGATGTTCTGACCAATCTTGCTGTCGCACGTAAAATGAGTACCGATCAACTCCAGGAAATCGCGGATCAGTTTTCAAGTCGTTCCGCTAAAGGCGCTTTGGCTGCAGGCATGATTGATAAGATCGCTTATTACGACGAAGTGCTGAGTGATTTGAAAAAAGCTTCCGGTCGCGGTGAAAAAGAAAAAGAAAGATTCATCACCCTGCGCAAATACAACAAAGCATTTGTAAAATCCGATAAAGAATGGTCCAACCAAAAAATCGCGGTCATTTACGCAGCCGGTGATATTGTGAGTGGAAAAGGACAGGAAGATGAAATAGGTTCAGAGCGTCTCGCCGATGCCATCCGTAAAGCAAGAGAAGATTCTTCGATCAAGGCAATTGTCCTGCGTGTGAATTCACCCGGAGGAAGCGCGCTCGCTTCTGATGTAATCTGGAGAGAAACAGTACTTGCCAAAAAAGTGAAACCATTTATAGTTTCGATGGGTGATTACGCCGCTTCCGGAGGCTATTACATCTCCTGCGCCGCTGACACCATCGTGGCCGAGTCCAATACGATTACCGGATCTATCGGTGTATTCGGACTGATGTTTAATGCACAGAAATTATTCAACAACAAACTGGGAATCACTTTTGATACAATAAAAACAGCTCGTTTCGCTGACATCGGATCGGGTACCCGTGCAATGCGCGATGATGAACGAAGCATTATTCAGGATCAGGTAGAAAACATTTATGACGACTTTATTACTCACGTTTCTGAAGGTAGAAAAATCAGCAAAGCGCAAGTGGACAGTATTGGCCAGGGTCGCGTTTGGAGCGGCACCGATGCAAAACGTCTCGGTCTGGTTGATGTTATAGGTGGAATTGAAACGGCGATCAACATCGCGGCAAAAAAAGCACACCTGGATAATTACAGGACGATCGCTTTACCTGAACAAAAGGAATTCCTTGACAAACTTCTGGAAGACATGAATACAGAGGTACGAAGTGGAATAGTGAAAGAA
- the folK gene encoding 2-amino-4-hydroxy-6-hydroxymethyldihydropteridine diphosphokinase yields the protein MHKTLLLLGTNLGDRNLNLDTAMRMISREIGLLEQKSSVYETQAWGKEDQGPYLNQVLLVSTSLSAEVLMRKILEVESDMGRVRAGKWEPRIIDIDILFFDNDVIHVPGLDVPHPHLHERKFTLVPLAELIPHYIHPEIGKSVGQLLREVDDPLDVHQK from the coding sequence ATGCACAAGACGTTGCTCTTATTGGGGACCAATTTAGGCGACAGGAATTTAAACCTGGATACAGCCATGCGGATGATTTCGCGGGAAATCGGTCTGTTAGAGCAGAAATCTTCAGTGTATGAAACACAAGCCTGGGGAAAGGAAGATCAGGGACCTTATCTGAACCAGGTTTTGTTGGTTTCGACATCTCTATCGGCAGAAGTATTGATGCGAAAGATTCTTGAGGTTGAATCGGATATGGGACGTGTAAGAGCAGGAAAATGGGAGCCCAGAATTATTGACATTGATATTTTGTTCTTCGACAATGACGTGATTCATGTTCCCGGATTGGATGTTCCGCATCCACATTTGCATGAACGAAAATTTACCCTGGTGCCTTTGGCAGAACTGATCCCTCATTATATTCACCCGGAAATCGGAAAAAGTGTGGGACAACTTTTGCGTGAGGTGGATGATCCACTGGATGTTCATCAGAAATAA
- a CDS encoding deoxynucleoside kinase, giving the protein MKYDYIVIEGNIGTGKTSLATKIAGQFNTRLILERFADNPFLPLFYENSQRYAFPLELSFLADRYQQLNDELAPQELFRQQTISDYILSKSLIFANITLKDDEYQLYQRLFHIINPHLPKPDLLVYLHKDVSNLKANIRKRGRDYEQNIADDYLFSLEKGYWEFFKQQTGIRILVLDTNEVDFVGNPIDYQEILNLINADYSPGIHRVILRS; this is encoded by the coding sequence CTGAAATACGATTACATCGTAATCGAGGGAAATATTGGAACGGGTAAAACTTCACTGGCGACAAAAATCGCAGGGCAATTTAATACCCGCCTGATTCTGGAGCGTTTTGCCGACAATCCATTTCTTCCTTTGTTTTATGAAAATTCGCAGCGTTATGCTTTTCCATTGGAATTGTCTTTTCTCGCGGATCGGTATCAGCAACTAAATGATGAATTGGCTCCTCAGGAATTGTTCAGACAGCAGACTATTTCGGATTATATACTGAGCAAGTCCCTGATTTTTGCAAATATTACCCTAAAGGATGATGAGTACCAGTTGTATCAACGTCTTTTTCACATCATCAATCCACATCTTCCAAAGCCTGATTTGCTCGTTTATTTGCACAAGGATGTCTCGAATTTGAAGGCAAATATCCGTAAGAGAGGACGCGATTATGAGCAAAATATTGCCGATGATTACCTTTTTAGCTTAGAAAAGGGGTATTGGGAGTTTTTCAAGCAACAAACCGGAATCCGGATACTTGTACTCGATACAAATGAGGTTGATTTTGTTGGAAATCCGATTGATTATCAGGAAATTCTGAATTTAATCAATGCTGATTACAGCCCCGGAATTCACCGTGTAATCCTCCGTTCCTGA
- a CDS encoding OmpA family protein, with amino-acid sequence MRIFTRLWMLVVCLVLSKHTLAQTVHSDSIRVDIKSGKMPRSRDFNTWDLTLHGGICIPNTDIASSDINGSNTKQHLGYGVSVTKFFSHTFALQAQFIRAKLEGEDSNKPLYRFNTDIDYDVTLNALFQFGNVAFLKRTPNLAIYGYVGIGMIKFSPTTSKDGGLTYGNYYVQDGRLDNVDYKNTSEVVIPVGVGLKYRLTKSFSMHAEYSLRTTNSDKLDGWYRLLSENDNYNYFNLGLTYHFGAKEKVIEWVNPLSTIYADLYDMKDRVDMLSGDKDKDGVADMFDREPDTPEGAKVYGDGTSVDTDGDGVPDVNDTEPFSAKGAKVDANGHEIDTDGDGIPDSHDMEPSTAKGSLVTNTGVTIPTGPANKGGASSVLAANGYLPSIFFDLNSAIIAPKYNETLASIALVMRNNPDIKFEISGNCDSRASDDYNVKLGKRRAEAVKSHLVKKYGIDASRLTIMSLGKKDPITKDHPMNRRVDFKVGE; translated from the coding sequence ATGAGAATCTTTACACGCTTGTGGATGCTTGTTGTATGCCTTGTATTGAGCAAGCATACACTCGCACAAACTGTTCATAGCGACAGCATTCGCGTTGACATTAAAAGTGGCAAAATGCCGCGTTCCCGTGATTTCAATACATGGGACCTTACCCTTCACGGAGGTATTTGTATTCCAAACACGGATATTGCTTCCAGCGATATCAACGGTAGCAATACAAAACAACATCTGGGCTACGGAGTAAGTGTGACGAAATTCTTTTCACACACCTTCGCTTTACAAGCTCAATTTATCCGTGCTAAACTCGAAGGGGAAGACAGCAATAAACCATTGTATCGTTTCAATACTGACATTGATTATGATGTTACCCTGAACGCATTGTTTCAATTTGGTAACGTTGCTTTCCTTAAGCGTACTCCGAATCTGGCTATTTACGGTTATGTAGGTATCGGTATGATTAAATTCTCTCCGACTACTTCAAAAGATGGAGGTTTGACTTACGGTAATTACTATGTTCAGGACGGCCGTCTGGATAATGTCGATTATAAAAATACTTCCGAAGTTGTCATTCCGGTGGGTGTTGGTTTGAAATACAGACTCACCAAGAGCTTCTCTATGCATGCTGAATACAGTCTGCGTACAACCAATTCCGACAAGCTTGACGGTTGGTACCGTTTGTTATCAGAAAATGATAATTACAACTATTTCAATCTGGGATTGACTTATCATTTCGGTGCGAAAGAAAAAGTGATCGAATGGGTGAACCCGCTCTCTACTATTTATGCTGATCTCTACGACATGAAAGATCGTGTGGATATGCTGAGTGGTGATAAGGATAAAGACGGTGTAGCCGATATGTTCGACCGCGAACCCGATACTCCGGAAGGAGCAAAAGTATATGGTGATGGTACATCAGTGGATACAGATGGTGATGGAGTTCCGGATGTAAACGACACTGAACCATTCTCTGCTAAAGGAGCCAAAGTTGATGCCAACGGTCACGAAATTGATACTGATGGTGACGGTATTCCTGACAGTCATGACATGGAACCTTCTACTGCAAAAGGCAGTCTGGTTACAAACACAGGTGTGACTATTCCTACCGGCCCTGCTAACAAAGGCGGAGCATCTTCAGTACTTGCGGCTAATGGTTACCTGCCTTCAATCTTCTTTGATCTAAACAGCGCGATCATAGCTCCGAAATACAATGAAACACTTGCTTCCATTGCTCTCGTAATGCGCAATAACCCGGATATCAAATTTGAAATCAGTGGTAACTGCGACTCACGTGCAAGTGATGATTACAACGTGAAACTCGGTAAACGCCGTGCTGAAGCCGTGAAGAGTCACCTCGTGAAAAAATATGGTATCGACGCAAGCCGTCTGACCATCATGTCTCTTGGTAAAAAAGACCCAATCACCAAAGATCATCCGATGAATCGTCGTGTTGATTTTAAGGTGGGCGAGTAA
- a CDS encoding RNA methyltransferase has protein sequence MRKIRNDELGRKSVEEFKQAPKRPLILVLDDVRSLNNIGSILRTADAFLCEAVYLCGITACPPHREIHKTALGAEDSVNWKYFENCADALKDLKSNGFTIVAIEQAEGGISLKEFQPEAKKKYAYVLGHEVNGVSEKALAICDLALEIPQQGTKHSINVAVCAGIVVWDFVLKV, from the coding sequence ATGCGCAAGATACGAAATGATGAGCTGGGACGTAAGTCTGTTGAGGAATTCAAACAAGCTCCAAAACGCCCCCTAATCCTGGTTCTCGACGATGTACGCAGCCTGAACAATATCGGCTCCATTCTGAGAACCGCTGATGCCTTCCTGTGTGAAGCTGTATACCTCTGTGGTATTACAGCATGTCCACCGCACAGGGAAATCCATAAAACCGCTCTGGGCGCTGAGGATTCCGTGAACTGGAAGTACTTTGAAAATTGCGCGGATGCTTTAAAGGATTTGAAATCAAACGGATTCACAATCGTGGCAATCGAACAGGCGGAAGGCGGAATTTCCCTCAAAGAATTTCAACCTGAAGCGAAAAAGAAATACGCTTATGTGCTGGGTCATGAAGTAAACGGAGTCAGTGAAAAAGCGCTCGCTATCTGTGACCTGGCTCTGGAAATACCACAGCAAGGCACGAAGCACTCAATTAACGTTGCCGTTTGTGCTGGGATTGTGGTGTGGGACTTTGTTTTGAAGGTATAA
- the mutS gene encoding DNA mismatch repair protein MutS — MKQYFTIKAKYPDAVLLFRVGDFYETFGEDAIKAAGILGIVLTRRANGAASFVELAGFPHHSLDTYLPKLVRAGLRVAICDQLEDPKLTKKIVKRGVTELVTPGVSYNDKILEHKKNNFLAAYHTDGKIAGVAFIDISTGEFLVGQGNLAYAEKLLQNFNPSEVVYSRSRKKEFMDQYGPRFYTYGLEEWVFQGDYSSEILLRHFGTKSLKGFGIEEMSAAIVAAGAALHYVSDTRQEQLKHISGISRIEEDKYVWLDKFTVRNLELVGSSNEQAVTLLDVLDHTLTPMGGRLLKRWVMLPLKDIAAIEERQEAVNYFLHHPEFSSIIAGHLKQVGDLERLISKVALGKISPREVVQLKRSLDMVQLIKDSCAHTDNPAIRVIADQLNPCTLINTRISNELHPEAPAMVNKGGAIREGVNAELDELRSIAYHGKDYLLKIQQREAERTGITSLKVGFNNVFGYYIEVTHTHKDKVPADWTRKQTLTNAERYITEELKQYEEKILGAEEKILALESRLFTELVQSVVEYIRPIQLNAGLIGRLDVLMSFSDVALKNEYVRPVVNDSTIIDIKNGRHPVIEKQLPQGEKFIANDIYLDNDTQQILMITGPNMSGKSALLRQTALITLLAQTGSFVPAASATIGVVDKIFTRVGASDNISSGESTFMVEMNETASILHNLSNRSLILLDEIGRGTATYDGVSIAWAIAEYLHNHPTARAKTLFATHYHEMNEMAESLPRIRNFHVSVKELENKVLFLRKLVPGGSEHSFGIHVARMAGIPAKVVSRADEILSQLERSRGGTGMGKKEGKKNADEMQLSFFQLDDPVLEQIREEILRVDINNLTPMEALNKLNDIKKLLGK; from the coding sequence ATGAAACAGTATTTCACCATTAAGGCGAAATATCCTGATGCTGTATTGCTTTTTCGCGTGGGTGACTTTTATGAAACCTTCGGGGAGGATGCAATTAAAGCAGCGGGAATACTCGGTATAGTATTAACAAGAAGGGCGAATGGTGCCGCGTCTTTTGTTGAATTGGCGGGCTTTCCTCACCATTCTCTGGATACATATTTGCCAAAACTTGTCCGTGCGGGACTGCGTGTCGCTATTTGTGATCAGCTGGAAGATCCGAAACTCACGAAGAAAATAGTGAAAAGGGGAGTGACAGAACTCGTTACTCCGGGAGTTTCTTACAACGATAAAATTCTTGAACACAAGAAAAATAATTTTCTGGCAGCATACCATACCGATGGTAAAATCGCGGGTGTTGCTTTCATCGATATTTCAACCGGAGAATTTCTTGTAGGGCAGGGAAATCTTGCTTATGCGGAAAAACTACTTCAGAATTTCAATCCATCTGAAGTAGTGTATTCACGATCCAGGAAAAAAGAATTCATGGATCAGTACGGTCCGCGTTTTTATACCTATGGATTGGAAGAATGGGTTTTTCAAGGCGACTATTCCAGTGAAATTCTTTTGCGTCACTTTGGAACCAAGTCTTTAAAAGGTTTCGGTATTGAAGAAATGTCTGCCGCTATTGTCGCCGCCGGTGCTGCCTTGCATTATGTTTCCGATACACGTCAGGAGCAACTAAAACACATCAGCGGGATTTCAAGGATCGAAGAGGATAAATATGTATGGCTGGACAAATTCACCGTTCGCAATCTTGAACTGGTGGGTTCTTCCAATGAACAGGCAGTGACCCTTCTCGACGTACTTGATCATACACTCACCCCGATGGGTGGTCGTCTGCTCAAACGATGGGTGATGTTACCACTGAAAGACATTGCCGCGATAGAAGAGCGGCAGGAAGCGGTAAATTATTTTCTGCACCATCCTGAGTTTTCTTCCATCATCGCCGGTCATCTGAAGCAGGTAGGAGACCTCGAGCGACTGATTTCAAAAGTAGCGCTTGGAAAAATATCTCCCCGTGAAGTGGTGCAGTTGAAACGATCTCTCGACATGGTGCAGCTGATTAAAGACAGCTGTGCCCACACCGATAATCCAGCCATCCGCGTTATTGCTGATCAGCTAAATCCTTGTACCCTGATCAACACAAGGATCTCCAATGAACTTCATCCGGAAGCGCCTGCCATGGTGAATAAGGGAGGCGCCATTCGCGAAGGAGTAAATGCGGAGCTTGATGAATTGCGAAGTATCGCCTATCACGGAAAAGATTATTTATTGAAAATTCAGCAACGTGAAGCCGAAAGAACCGGAATCACATCACTCAAAGTTGGTTTCAACAATGTCTTTGGATATTACATCGAAGTCACGCATACTCACAAAGACAAAGTACCTGCTGATTGGACACGTAAACAAACGCTCACAAATGCTGAGAGATACATTACAGAAGAGCTAAAACAATACGAAGAAAAAATTCTTGGAGCGGAGGAAAAGATTCTCGCACTGGAATCGCGACTGTTTACAGAACTCGTTCAGTCCGTTGTTGAGTACATTCGGCCAATTCAACTCAATGCGGGATTGATTGGCCGACTGGATGTGCTGATGTCCTTTTCAGATGTCGCTTTGAAGAATGAATATGTTCGCCCCGTAGTGAATGACTCAACCATCATCGACATCAAAAACGGTCGTCATCCGGTGATCGAAAAACAATTGCCTCAGGGTGAAAAATTTATTGCCAACGATATTTACCTCGATAACGATACACAGCAAATTCTGATGATTACCGGTCCGAATATGTCCGGTAAATCAGCTTTGTTGCGTCAAACGGCATTGATCACATTGCTGGCACAGACAGGCAGTTTTGTCCCCGCTGCTTCAGCGACTATTGGTGTAGTCGATAAAATTTTTACAAGAGTAGGAGCTTCGGATAATATTTCCTCAGGCGAATCTACTTTCATGGTGGAGATGAATGAGACCGCAAGTATTCTTCACAATTTATCAAACCGCAGTTTAATTTTACTTGATGAAATTGGCAGGGGGACTGCTACCTATGATGGTGTAAGTATTGCCTGGGCAATCGCGGAATACCTCCACAATCATCCAACAGCTCGCGCAAAAACTCTTTTCGCGACACATTATCATGAAATGAATGAAATGGCGGAATCACTTCCGCGTATTCGTAATTTTCATGTATCGGTAAAAGAATTGGAAAATAAAGTTCTCTTTTTACGCAAACTCGTTCCCGGTGGAAGTGAACACAGTTTTGGTATTCACGTCGCGAGAATGGCGGGTATACCAGCGAAGGTTGTCAGCCGTGCGGATGAAATCCTGAGTCAGCTCGAACGCAGTCGCGGTGGCACAGGAATGGGGAAGAAGGAGGGAAAGAAAAACGCGGATGAAATGCAATTGAGTTTTTTTCAGCTCGATGATCCTGTTCTTGAACAGATCCGCGAAGAGATTCTCCGTGTAGATATCAATAACCTCACTCCAATGGAAGCGTTGAATAAGTTGAATGATATCAAGAAGCTTCTTGGGAAGTAG
- a CDS encoding DNRLRE domain-containing protein: MTKYFLFLYLFIPFKLFSSGKLFLQPDSVCGKDATVWNAPGFPNGMTNYGSGDFLGAHSWTNSGTPDTSRSLIEFDLDQIASGSHIVSAYLSLYNNPTTNFAGGEHSTLSGLNSAYIRRIVEPWDESTVNWFTQPAVTNLHQTSIPASSGPHDDYINIDVTQLVQDMVDSAVTSFGFEISLVREQYYRALVFASSDCADPNLRPRLIISYDEPLSGCWTLQPHDGCGKDALVWNAPGFSNGTTNYGSSDAIGAHAWTNTGIPDTGRTLLEFDLGFIPSNAAVTAAYLSFWSNPSSAYAGGQSSSLSGPNNSILNRITSPWDESTVTWFTRPSVTTQNQVSIPMTPGVYSDMLNIDVTTLVQDMLQNPANSYGFELQLANEAYYRSLVFSSSDVDDETRTPRLEICYSTTTGITSLNGSALHIFPNPTSNLVSIQAKLPINEPIQLLIRDALGHIVLAKSYSISGYGIQENIDVSGWSAGVYFIELHGKAASLTGKLVKY; the protein is encoded by the coding sequence ATGACAAAATACTTTCTATTCCTCTACTTATTCATTCCTTTCAAATTATTCTCCTCGGGAAAACTATTTCTGCAACCTGATTCTGTTTGTGGTAAGGATGCGACGGTGTGGAATGCTCCGGGTTTCCCGAATGGGATGACAAATTACGGTTCCGGGGATTTTCTTGGTGCTCATTCCTGGACAAATAGCGGTACGCCCGATACAAGTCGTTCGCTCATTGAATTTGATCTTGATCAGATTGCGTCAGGTTCTCACATCGTATCCGCTTATCTTTCCTTGTATAATAATCCAACTACCAACTTTGCAGGCGGGGAACATTCAACTTTGAGTGGACTGAACTCGGCTTACATCCGGCGAATTGTAGAGCCATGGGATGAAAGCACAGTCAATTGGTTTACACAACCGGCTGTAACGAATTTACATCAAACCAGTATTCCTGCAAGTAGCGGCCCTCACGATGATTATATCAATATCGATGTAACGCAGCTTGTGCAGGACATGGTCGATAGCGCTGTAACGAGTTTTGGTTTTGAAATCAGTCTTGTGAGAGAGCAATATTATCGTGCGCTTGTTTTTGCATCGAGTGATTGTGCAGATCCGAATTTACGGCCGCGATTGATTATTTCTTATGATGAACCCCTTTCAGGTTGCTGGACATTGCAGCCTCACGATGGTTGCGGAAAAGATGCATTGGTATGGAATGCTCCGGGGTTTTCAAACGGTACGACCAACTATGGTTCCAGTGATGCAATAGGTGCGCACGCCTGGACAAATACCGGGATCCCGGATACAGGAAGAACACTGCTGGAATTTGATCTTGGTTTTATTCCTTCCAATGCTGCAGTTACTGCCGCATATTTGTCATTCTGGAGTAACCCAAGTAGTGCTTATGCTGGTGGACAAAGTTCTTCTTTAAGCGGCCCGAATAATAGTATACTAAACAGGATTACCTCTCCTTGGGATGAGTCGACTGTCACCTGGTTTACGAGACCATCGGTAACAACACAGAACCAGGTCAGTATTCCGATGACTCCAGGAGTATATTCCGACATGTTGAATATCGATGTAACTACATTGGTGCAGGACATGCTTCAAAATCCTGCTAACAGTTATGGTTTCGAGTTGCAACTTGCGAATGAAGCGTATTATCGTTCCCTTGTTTTCAGCTCGAGTGACGTGGATGATGAAACCAGGACACCAAGATTGGAGATCTGTTATTCTACGACAACAGGTATTACCTCTTTGAATGGTTCGGCTTTGCATATTTTCCCAAATCCAACATCAAATCTTGTATCAATACAGGCAAAGTTGCCAATTAATGAACCAATTCAACTCCTGATTAGAGATGCATTGGGGCATATCGTTCTTGCCAAATCATACTCAATTTCAGGGTACGGGATTCAGGAGAATATCGATGTATCCGGTTGGTCGGCAGGGGTGTACTTTATTGAATTACACGGGAAAGCCGCTTCCCTCACCGGTAAATTGGTTAAATATTGA
- a CDS encoding response regulator yields MTNEKIKLFLVDDDAVFLKALEIEFMHHPDFNVETYATGELCIENLGNNPDVIILDYHLNGIEKDAMNGIETLDKIKAIKDDVAVVMLSSQDSIEVAVSCMHHKAFDYVVKSETAFIRLKKNITTFLHYKKMEKELNWYMQRM; encoded by the coding sequence ATGACAAACGAAAAAATCAAACTTTTTCTGGTTGATGACGATGCCGTATTTTTAAAAGCGCTTGAAATTGAATTTATGCATCATCCCGATTTCAATGTGGAGACTTATGCTACAGGAGAGTTGTGTATTGAAAACTTAGGAAATAACCCCGATGTGATTATTCTCGACTACCATTTGAATGGAATTGAAAAAGATGCCATGAATGGCATTGAAACACTAGACAAAATTAAGGCCATCAAAGATGATGTTGCCGTTGTGATGCTTTCTTCGCAAGACAGCATCGAAGTCGCGGTTAGTTGTATGCATCACAAAGCATTTGACTACGTAGTCAAAAGCGAAACTGCCTTCATCCGCCTCAAAAAAAACATTACAACTTTCTTACATTACAAAAAAATGGAGAAAGAATTGAATTGGTATATGCAGAGGATGTGA